One region of Lasioglossum baleicum unplaced genomic scaffold, iyLasBale1 scaffold0024, whole genome shotgun sequence genomic DNA includes:
- the LOC143219343 gene encoding uncharacterized protein LOC143219343, whose protein sequence is MAGAQSNSMHAQVHQMTLGDPLSSLVRRFWEQEDLSDTASSWTADEQECENHFATTHSRTSEGRYQVRLPFKSKAPITSGSRSAAWHSLKRMEQRFKGNEEFKGLYHDFMNQYEELGHMSPVREATNERHAHYLPHHGVLKPSSTTTKLRVVFNGSWSEQSQSSLNDALHVGPNLLPQLSDVILRWRKHRFVVTADITKMYRQILVHPEDRDFQRILWRQTETQQVCEYQLNTVTYGLSCAPYLAVRTLRQLAEDESIHYPKGALAIKEDAYVDDVLTGADTFSELEETANQLNQLCRAGGFPLQKWASNVAELHQITSDVIQSSATQPVASGNQPKEPKTWTDSMHSALGLQWSPHDDSFRFSIADAALQSPTKRIVVSKSAQLFDPLGWLTPVIVRAKIAIQSTWLLGLDWDEPLPPTLADDWASLCADLKALERVRVPRTLFHSAYHKQMEIHGFADASERAYGAVLYLRAKDENDHWRVTLITAKSKVAPIKQVSLPRLELCAAHLLARLAQRTRATLRIDDTTMHLWSDSTVTLGWIQAHPSRWKTYVANRVADIQRRVPEAQWHHVAGVNNPADCASRGLSPSQLLQWTLWWDGPGFLHSDEHFAPSRPYNHDHLPERKEQLVAVVNSAKENAEDNEILIRFSSLNKLLRVTAWCRRWLKGRRNASMATSRSTLKDPSSPVLNIEEISEAEKGWIQLVQKSHYKDEITSLTTGGCIHSRSVLSPLFATLDDDNLLRVGGRLSNASLNPDEAHPIILPP, encoded by the coding sequence ATGGCAGGCGCACAATCCAACTCTATGCACGCTCAAGTGCATCAGATGACCCTTGGCGACCCTCTGAGTTCACTCGTGCGGAGATTCTGGGAGCAAGAGGATCTTTCGGACACAGCCTCCTCGTGGACCGCAGACGAACAGGAGTGCGAGAATCATTTCGCTACCACTCACTCACGCACTTCAGAAGGTCGCTACCAGGTGAGGCTTCCCTTTAAATCTAAAGCTCCAATCACGTCTGGTTCAAGGTCGGCAGCATGGCATTCACTCAAACGGATGGAGCAACGCTTCAAGGGAAACGAAGAATTCAAGGGCCTGTACCACGACTTCATGAATCAATATGAAGAACTCGGTCACATGTCACCAGTCCGCGAAGCAACGAATGAGAGGCATGCTCACTATCTCCCGCATCATGGGGTCCTGAAACCATCCAGCACCACCACAAAACTGAGAGTGGTCTTCAATGGGTCATGGTCCGAGCAGTCACAATCCTCACTCAACGATGCGCTTCATGTTGGTCCGAATCTCCTCCCTCAGCTCTCTGACGTCATACTCAGATGGCGTAAACACCGGTTTGTTGTGACAGCTGATATAACCAAAATGTACCGGCAGATCCTGGTACATCCCGAGGATCGTGATTTCCAACGTATACTCTGGAGACAAACAGAAACTCAGCAGGTATGCGAATATCAGTTGAACACCGTTACTTACGGACTCTCTTGTGCTCCCTACTTAGCGGTCCGGACATTGCGACAACTGGCAGAAGATGAGAGCATTCACTACCCAAAGGGTGCACTGGCCATCAAGGAAGATGCATACGTTGACGACGTCTTGACAGGAGCCGATACATTCTCGGAGTTAGAGGAAACCGCCAATCAACTTAATCAGCTGTGCAGGGCGGGCGGCTTTCCTCTCCAGAAGTGGGCATCCAATGTAGCTGAACTGCACCAAATCACTTCAGATGTGATACAAAGTTCAGCTACGCAGCCCGTGGCTAGCGGAAATCAACCGAAGGAGCCAAAAACATGGACCGACAGCATGCACTCAGCGCTTGGTCTCCAATGGTCACCCCACGATGACAGTTTCCGGTTCTCCATTGCTGATGCCGCACTCCAATCTCCAACCAAGCGCATCGTGGTCTCCAAATCGGCTCAGTTATTCGATCCTTTGGGATGGTTAACCCCAGTCATCGTACGCGCCAAAATAGCCATACAATCCACATGGCTGCTGGGACTAGACTGGGACGAGCCACTTCCTCCCACGTTGGCTGACGATTGGGCCTCATTGTGCGCTGATTTGAAGGCACTCGAGAGGGTGAGAGTAcctcgaaccttgtttcacagCGCATACCATAAACAGATGGAGATACATGGGTTCGCCGATGCCTCGGAGCGGGCTTACGGTGCAGTCCTCTACCTAAGAGCGAAGGATGAGAATGATCACTGGAGAGTCACCTTAATCACAGCCAAAAGCAAGGTAGCACCAATAAAACAGGTTTCATTACCACGTTTAGAACTCTGCGCAGCACATCTTCTCGCTCGACTGGCACAAAGAACCAGGGCAACACTGCGCATCGACGACACTACGATGCACTTGTGGTCAGATTCCACGGTCACCCTAGGATGGATTCAGGCGCATCCGAGCAGGTGGAAAACCTATGTGGCAAACAGAGTAGCAGACATCCAGAGAAGGGTCCCCGAGGCGCAGTGGCATCACGTGGCAGGTGTCAACAACCCTGCTGACTGTGCATCGCGAGGACTTTCCCCTTCTCAACTGCTGCAATGGACCTTGTGGTGGGATGGTCCTGGATTCCTCCATAGCGATGAACACTTCGCTCCGTCAAGACCGTATAATCATGACCACCTACCAGAAAGGAAAGAGCAATTAGTTGCCGTTGTCAACAGCGCTAAAGAGAATGCTGAGGACAACGAGATCCTGATCAGATTTTCCTCGCTCAACAAGCTGCTACGGGTCACCGCATGGTGTCGACGTTGGCTTAAGGGACGACGCAACGCATCAATGGCCACATCCAGAAGCACTCTCAAAGATCCAAGCTCTCCAGTCCTCAACATCGAAGAGATCAGTGAAGCAGAAAAGGGCTGGATACAACTAGTCCAGAAGTCCCACTACAAGGACGAGATAACGTCGTTGACTACAGGAGGTTGCATCCATTCAAGGAGTGTCCTCTCACCTCTGTTCGCAACATTGGATGACGACAACCTGCTGAGAGTCGGAGGCCGCCTGAGCAACGCATCCTTAAATCCTGACGAGGCTCATCCTATTATCCTGCCTCCATAG
- the LOC143219344 gene encoding uncharacterized protein LOC143219344, translating to MGQLPGHRVTPARPFHSTGVDYAGPIWLRTSPGRGHKAMKGYFAVFVCMVTKAVHLEVVSSYSSEAFLAAFRRFTSRRGLCAHLYSDCGTNFQGADRELRSLFSASSRENSSLRNQMSDLRTQWHFNPPAAPHFGGLWEAAVKSTKHHLRRTIGEARLTFEEMTTLLTQVEACLNSRPLAALSDDPTDLSALTPGHFLVGTALNALPEPSLREKEVNRLTRWQLVTKMRDQFWSRWKREYLHGLTTRSKWRHPQDDLIPGRLCIVTGEMTPPSRWPLARVKEVYPGSDGKVRVVKVVTANSEYVRPVQKLIVLPIDANDRFIKHSDKSFIHHQHLSSRELRQVEAGGMFKTGAPRRHVVSPDDANAARLLRLQPTRARGHAQPEPPARDELPEGSRQQKRETTVVSLSVVTACQTNSCSLSTSLNKVQG from the exons ATGGGCCAGCTGCCAGGGCACAGAGTCACTCCGGCTCGTCCCTTTCATTCCACCGGAGTCGACTATGCTGGACCAATATGGCTGCGGACCTCTCCAGGGCGTGGTCACAAGGCAATGAAGGGCTACTTCGCAGTGTTCGTGTGCATGGTGACCAAGGCTGTGCACCTAGAAGTAGTGTCCAGTTACTCATCCGAGGCCTTCCTAGCAGCATTCAGGAGGTTCACTTCTCGTCGAGGTCTTTGTGCCCACTTGTATAGCGACTGTGGGACAAATTTCCAGGGTGCAGACAGGGAATTACGCAGCCTCTTCAGCGCCAGCAGCCGGGAGAACAGCAGCCTCAGGAACCAAATGAGTGACTTGCGGACGCAGTGGCACTTCAACCCGCCAGCCGCGCCTCACTTTGGTGGTTTGTGGGAGGCTGCTGTCAAATCCACGAAGCACCACCTGCGGAGAACCATAGGAGAAGCTCGGCTCACCTTTGAGGAAATGACCACGCTCCTCACGCAAGTCGAGGCCTGCCTAAATTCAAGGCCCTTAGCAGCACTTTCCGATGATCCCACTGATTTATCGGCACTAACTCCTGGGCATTTTCTCGTAGGCACTGCATTGAATGCGCTTCCAGAACCGTCACTACGGGAGAAGGAAGTCAATCGGCTCACGCGATGGCAACTTGTTACAAAAATGCGAGATCAGTTTTGGTCGAGATGGAAACGAGAGTATCTGCATGGACTCACCACTCGATCAAAATGGCGCCATCCGCAGGACGACCTCATACCCGGCCGTCTATGCATCGTCACCGGAGAAATGACGCCGCCTTCTCGGTGGCCACTCGCACGAGTAAAGGAAGTCTATCCAGGCAGCGATGGGAAAGTTCGAGTAGTTAAGGTGGTCACAGCAAATTCCGAATACGTAAGACCCGTACAAAAGCTCATCGTCTTACCAATCGACGCGAACGATCG TTTCATCAAGCACAGCGACAAGTCGTTCATTCATCACCAACACTTGAGCTCACGGGAACTTCGACAAGTCGAGGCGGGCGGCATGTTCAAGACTGGCGCGCCAAGGCGCCATGTTGTCTCGCCCGATGACGCGAACGCGGCAAGGCTGTTGCGACTTCAGCCAACTCGAGCGCGTGGC CATGCTCAACCGGAACCACCGGCTCGTGACGAACTTCCAGAAGGATCGAGACAACAAAAGAGAGAGACAACCGTGGTCTCCCTCTCAGTCGTTACCGCATGTCAAACGAACAGCTGTTCTTT